In the Streptomyces formicae genome, one interval contains:
- a CDS encoding BTAD domain-containing putative transcriptional regulator, translating to MPQQAGGPARPPQEPAVAFTVLGSVGARDGDGRPLGLKGPMHRAVLARLLIARGKVVPLEWLVDDLWEDPPPRAVGTIRTFVSTLRRALEPDRPPRAPARLLVTAGPGYALRPAPDAVDAWRFESAVRGAGELLEAGRPGPAVRCVDEALALWRGPAYAEWADADWARAEAVRLDGLRLLAVERRAAGALALGLSDDVVPDLEAQVVEHPWREESWRLLALALYRSGRQGDALAALRRARRILVTELGVDPGPELRRLEAGVLGQEPGLLAPGPEAARVADSDGFVGRERELAVLEGAAGRAEHAAGHAGYLAGHGGLVLVSGEAGAGKTALVEQLTARLAARGWTTAWGRCPEHEGVPAAWPWTTILTELAAGPWPTGAGADGGAEGAVPVPVPGGAGERPASAAAGETPARAGQSPVPAGEPVSAGWRSAAAQGSSVRGGRPCGLAGCSLASGGEEPVVAGRSLAPAGGPVSAGWRFAAAQGSSVRGGRPCDSAGCPVTPGGEAPAPTDPAFPSTGTSPAPDARFQRRRALGELLRGVVARERGPLLLVLDDLQWADDETLECLEGLEGLGSPASAGVLVVGIHREADVPARLRAFLGRAARGEPVRVVLGGLGEDDVAALVRTVAGPGVADDAVRAVHARSGGNPFFVRELARLCATDGRAALSGVPIGVRDVIRHRLGALGEEARTVLRQAAVIGPEVDLDLLVPLAGGNEDAVVHAVETALRHGFLDELGPERVRFAHALVRETLYEDISRARRARWHTALAEVIETLRPDDVDALADHYLRAGTRATSARAARYAQLAAHRAEQDAAPHRAARLWRAALDAHDRRGGDRARERLGLVMGLVRALALTGGLAEARQHRSDALADAERLGDPELTAQVIGAFDVPANWTRNDDEALSRRIVDAAERTLLALPGDDDAARCRLLATIAMELRGSTGPRGRDAAAEAEALARSLGPGHDPALLAFALNARFMHSFERTGRSAERLRIGEELVDIAGGAGALVAFRVLGHLMCLQAHCARAEFAEADAHAEAADRLAERYDLPLVGVFTEWYAALKSAVSGRTEEARAAYVAAAERLPETGMTGLADGLLPLALFSLRGQEGQGGQGGQGGQGSQGSQGGQGSQGSQEGQKGKSLRGDGYFGPYDPWCRPAPCGPPPSPPDLLLEARLCLHARAAVAAGDDPVLMERLYRELLPACGELAGAGSGLVSFGPVDRYAGELAAALGRAADAARHHERALALESRLRGL from the coding sequence GTGCCGCAGCAAGCAGGGGGCCCCGCCCGGCCGCCGCAGGAACCGGCGGTGGCGTTCACCGTGCTCGGGTCCGTGGGCGCGCGCGACGGGGACGGGCGGCCGCTGGGGCTCAAGGGGCCGATGCACCGTGCCGTACTGGCCAGGCTGCTGATCGCGCGCGGCAAGGTCGTCCCCCTGGAGTGGCTGGTGGACGACCTCTGGGAGGACCCGCCGCCGAGGGCCGTCGGCACGATCAGGACGTTCGTCTCCACGCTGCGCCGCGCCCTCGAACCCGACAGGCCGCCGCGCGCCCCCGCCCGCCTCCTCGTCACCGCGGGCCCCGGCTACGCGCTGCGCCCCGCGCCCGACGCGGTCGACGCCTGGCGGTTCGAGTCGGCGGTGCGCGGCGCGGGCGAGCTCCTCGAAGCGGGGCGGCCCGGGCCCGCCGTACGGTGCGTCGACGAGGCGCTCGCGCTGTGGCGGGGGCCCGCGTACGCCGAGTGGGCCGACGCGGACTGGGCGCGGGCGGAGGCCGTGCGCCTGGACGGCCTGCGGCTGCTCGCCGTGGAACGCCGCGCGGCGGGGGCGCTGGCGCTCGGCCTGAGCGACGACGTGGTCCCCGACCTGGAGGCGCAGGTCGTGGAGCACCCCTGGCGCGAGGAGTCCTGGCGCCTCCTCGCGCTCGCGCTCTACCGCTCGGGCCGCCAGGGCGACGCCCTCGCCGCCCTGCGCCGGGCCCGCCGCATCCTGGTCACGGAACTCGGCGTGGACCCCGGGCCCGAGCTGCGCCGATTGGAGGCGGGGGTGCTGGGTCAGGAGCCCGGGTTGCTGGCGCCCGGACCCGAGGCGGCGCGGGTGGCGGATTCCGACGGTTTCGTGGGGCGGGAGCGGGAGCTGGCCGTCCTTGAGGGGGCTGCGGGGCGTGCGGAGCACGCTGCCGGGCACGCCGGATACCTCGCCGGACACGGTGGGCTCGTCCTGGTGTCCGGTGAAGCGGGCGCCGGAAAGACGGCCCTGGTCGAACAGCTGACGGCACGCCTCGCGGCCCGAGGCTGGACCACGGCGTGGGGCCGCTGCCCGGAACACGAGGGCGTACCGGCGGCATGGCCCTGGACCACGATCCTGACGGAACTGGCGGCGGGGCCGTGGCCGACCGGGGCGGGGGCGGACGGCGGGGCCGAAGGCGCGGTGCCCGTGCCCGTGCCCGGCGGGGCGGGGGAGCGACCTGCTTCTGCCGCTGCCGGGGAGACGCCTGCCCGCGCTGGGCAGTCGCCCGTTCCTGCTGGGGAGCCTGTCTCGGCTGGGTGGCGGTCCGCTGCTGCGCAGGGGTCTTCTGTGCGTGGTGGGCGGCCGTGTGGCTTGGCAGGGTGTTCCCTCGCCTCCGGCGGGGAGGAGCCCGTGGTGGCGGGGCGGTCGCTTGCCCCGGCTGGGGGGCCTGTCTCGGCTGGGTGGCGGTTCGCTGCTGCGCAGGGGTCTTCTGTGCGTGGTGGGCGGCCGTGTGACTCGGCAGGGTGTCCCGTCACCCCCGGCGGGGAGGCGCCTGCCCCTACCGACCCCGCCTTCCCCTCCACCGGAACATCCCCCGCCCCCGACGCCCGCTTCCAACGCCGCCGCGCGCTCGGGGAGTTGCTGCGTGGCGTCGTCGCGCGGGAGCGTGGCCCCCTGCTTCTCGTGCTCGATGACCTCCAGTGGGCCGACGACGAGACGCTGGAGTGTCTGGAGGGCCTGGAGGGTCTCGGATCGCCCGCGTCGGCGGGTGTGCTTGTCGTCGGGATCCATCGGGAGGCCGACGTGCCCGCGCGGCTGCGGGCGTTCCTCGGGCGGGCGGCTCGGGGGGAACCCGTGCGGGTCGTCCTCGGCGGGCTCGGCGAGGACGACGTGGCCGCGCTCGTCCGCACCGTCGCGGGCCCCGGCGTGGCGGACGACGCCGTCCGTGCCGTGCACGCCCGCAGCGGCGGCAACCCCTTCTTCGTACGCGAACTGGCCCGCCTCTGCGCCACGGACGGCCGCGCCGCCCTCTCGGGTGTCCCCATCGGCGTACGCGACGTCATCCGGCACCGGCTCGGCGCGCTCGGAGAGGAGGCGCGGACCGTGCTGCGGCAGGCCGCCGTCATCGGGCCCGAGGTCGATCTCGACCTCCTGGTCCCGCTCGCGGGCGGCAACGAAGACGCGGTCGTCCACGCCGTCGAGACGGCGCTGCGCCACGGCTTCCTCGACGAACTCGGCCCGGAACGCGTCCGGTTCGCCCACGCGCTGGTCCGCGAGACCCTGTACGAGGACATCTCCCGCGCCCGCCGCGCCCGCTGGCACACCGCCCTCGCCGAGGTCATCGAGACGCTGCGCCCGGACGACGTCGACGCGCTCGCCGACCACTACCTCCGCGCGGGCACCCGGGCGACCTCGGCCCGCGCCGCCCGCTACGCCCAACTCGCCGCCCACCGCGCCGAACAGGACGCGGCCCCGCACCGCGCGGCCCGTCTGTGGCGGGCGGCGCTCGACGCCCATGACCGGCGCGGGGGCGATCGCGCGCGCGAGCGGCTCGGGCTCGTCATGGGACTCGTCCGCGCCCTCGCCCTCACCGGCGGCCTCGCGGAGGCCAGACAGCACCGCTCCGACGCCCTCGCCGACGCCGAACGCCTCGGCGACCCCGAGCTGACCGCCCAGGTCATCGGCGCCTTCGACGTCCCCGCCAACTGGACCCGCAACGACGATGAAGCGCTCTCCCGCCGCATCGTCGACGCCGCCGAACGCACGCTCCTCGCGCTCCCCGGGGACGACGACGCGGCACGCTGCCGCCTGCTCGCCACGATCGCCATGGAACTGCGCGGCTCGACCGGGCCGCGCGGGCGCGACGCGGCCGCCGAGGCGGAGGCGCTCGCCCGCTCCCTCGGCCCCGGTCACGACCCGGCACTCCTCGCCTTCGCCCTCAACGCCCGCTTCATGCACAGCTTCGAGCGCACCGGCCGCTCCGCCGAACGGCTGCGCATCGGTGAGGAGTTGGTGGACATCGCCGGTGGGGCGGGGGCGCTCGTCGCCTTTCGCGTACTCGGGCATCTGATGTGCCTTCAGGCGCACTGCGCACGCGCCGAGTTCGCTGAGGCCGACGCGCACGCCGAGGCCGCCGACCGCCTCGCCGAGCGGTACGACCTGCCCCTCGTCGGGGTGTTCACCGAGTGGTACGCCGCACTGAAGTCGGCCGTGTCCGGGCGTACGGAGGAGGCGCGTGCCGCGTACGTCGCCGCGGCGGAGCGCCTCCCGGAGACGGGGATGACCGGGCTCGCGGACGGGCTGCTCCCGCTCGCCCTGTTCAGCCTGCGGGGCCAGGAAGGCCAGGGAGGCCAGGGAGGCCAGGGAGGCCAGGGAAGCCAGGGAAGCCAGGGAGGCCAGGGAAGCCAGGGAAGCCAGGAGGGGCAGAAGGGGAAGTCCTTGAGGGGTGACGGGTACTTCGGGCCGTACGACCCCTGGTGTCGTCCCGCACCTTGTGGCCCGCCGCCCTCCCCTCCCGACCTCCTCCTGGAGGCCCGCCTCTGTCTGCACGCCAGGGCCGCTGTCGCCGCCGGTGACGACCCGGTCCTCATGGAGCGGCTCTACCGCGAACTCCTCCCGGCCTGCGGGGAGTTGGCGGGGGCCGGGAGCGGTCTCGTCAGCTTCGGGCCCGTGGACCGGTACGCGGGTGAGCTCGCCGCCGCCCTCGGCAGGGCCGCGGACGCGGCGCGGCACCACGAGCGGGCCCTGGCCCTGGAGTCCCGCCTCCGCGGCCTCTGA
- a CDS encoding response regulator produces the protein MTTPPVSETPTTIRVLLADDEEMIRHGVRMILQHADGIEVVGEAVNGAEAVTLAAELRPDVALVDIRMPVLDGLAAIAPLIALDPRPQVVMLTTFGDEENVTRALQAGAGGFLLKDEGPDELIRSVRAAAAGDAVLSPGVTGTVIKRMLQGGAAPAPSGTPGATGPASAEDRVAALTDREREVLAMLGAGLPNLEIGLRLGIGVGTVKTHVAAILEKTDSDSRVQAALLAHRAGLAS, from the coding sequence ATGACGACCCCGCCGGTTTCCGAGACCCCGACGACCATCCGCGTCCTGCTCGCCGACGACGAGGAGATGATCCGGCACGGCGTCCGCATGATCCTCCAGCACGCCGACGGCATCGAGGTCGTCGGCGAGGCGGTGAACGGCGCCGAAGCGGTCACGCTCGCCGCCGAACTGCGCCCCGACGTCGCCCTCGTCGACATCCGGATGCCCGTGCTCGACGGGCTCGCGGCGATCGCCCCGCTGATCGCGCTCGACCCGAGGCCGCAGGTCGTCATGCTCACCACGTTCGGCGACGAGGAGAACGTGACGCGCGCCCTCCAGGCGGGCGCGGGCGGCTTCCTGCTCAAGGACGAGGGTCCCGACGAACTGATCCGCTCGGTGCGGGCGGCGGCCGCCGGTGACGCGGTGCTCTCGCCCGGCGTGACGGGGACGGTCATCAAGCGGATGCTCCAGGGCGGCGCCGCCCCCGCGCCGTCGGGGACCCCGGGTGCCACCGGCCCGGCATCGGCGGAGGACCGCGTCGCCGCCCTCACCGACCGCGAACGCGAGGTGCTCGCCATGCTCGGCGCTGGGCTGCCGAACCTGGAGATCGGGCTGCGGCTCGGCATCGGCGTGGGGACGGTCAAGACGCACGTGGCCGCGATCCTGGAGAAGACGGACAGCGACAGCAGGGTGCAGGCGGCGCTGCTCGCGCACCGGGCGGGGCTGGCTTCCTGA
- a CDS encoding sensor histidine kinase: MPRPAPVRHPLRSPFAREPRTTWHLVRAALEALAGGALLVLTYTGFGAAVTDLPRAGKIAYGLVVLLALVVRRRFPVGSLLALAALAGVMPQAGLLVAVAAYPAARQVAEPRRRVAVLLTAAALTMLVAAVTARPMAVGSWQYGLALGTMLAAVTVIVPGLVGTAAGQQDRLLRALRERTAAAERARRLADSESRIHERSRIAAEMHDLVGHRLSLISLRAGGLELALGKQAPELRDEATILRKATRDAMNELREVLGVLGPLGRDTGTNALTDATGTRPDIEALVTESRGGGIPVTFTWEGPDLGDAEGPSVRRAVHRVVRESLTNVHRYATGAPVTVTVAHTDDEVRISVRNGVPPSPPTATTGLGTGRGLVGLRERVTLLGGTFEAGPVPGGGFDVTATIPTGPDAASRAEPLPGPPLPDTTAEEGAVGGLQGRIAGVLTTVLGMGGVALMLGLGLGLVSEAQPGPDLPERQEVHVGMGKQEVERSVPPDNDAVRAAAAGHGPAVPAGTTSCLYPYVNGAGEGAGEVPSEESGEGSGEGAGERAGEESDEERAARFAVTRYCFHDDVLTAIDHFTVPLARP, translated from the coding sequence ATGCCCCGCCCCGCACCTGTCCGCCACCCCCTCCGCTCCCCCTTCGCCCGCGAGCCCCGCACCACCTGGCACCTGGTCCGTGCCGCCCTGGAGGCGCTGGCGGGCGGGGCGCTGCTCGTCCTGACGTACACCGGCTTCGGCGCCGCCGTCACCGACCTGCCGCGCGCCGGCAAGATCGCGTACGGCCTCGTCGTCCTGCTCGCGCTCGTCGTGCGGCGGCGGTTCCCCGTGGGGAGCCTGCTCGCCCTCGCCGCCCTCGCGGGGGTGATGCCGCAGGCCGGACTGCTCGTCGCGGTGGCCGCGTATCCGGCGGCGCGACAGGTGGCCGAGCCACGCCGCAGGGTCGCCGTGCTGCTCACCGCCGCCGCGCTCACCATGCTGGTGGCCGCGGTGACCGCGCGGCCGATGGCGGTGGGCAGCTGGCAGTACGGGCTCGCGCTCGGGACGATGCTCGCGGCCGTGACGGTGATCGTGCCGGGGCTCGTCGGCACGGCGGCGGGCCAGCAGGACCGGCTGCTCCGCGCGCTGCGCGAGCGCACCGCGGCCGCCGAGCGGGCCCGCCGCCTCGCGGACAGCGAGTCCCGCATCCACGAGCGTTCCCGGATCGCCGCCGAGATGCACGACCTGGTGGGCCACCGGCTCAGCCTGATCTCGCTGCGCGCGGGCGGCCTCGAACTGGCCCTCGGCAAGCAGGCGCCCGAGCTGCGCGACGAGGCGACCATACTGCGCAAGGCCACCCGGGACGCGATGAACGAACTCCGCGAAGTCCTCGGCGTACTCGGCCCGTTGGGGCGCGACACCGGAACGAACGCCCTCACCGACGCGACCGGCACGCGCCCCGACATCGAGGCCCTGGTGACGGAGTCGCGCGGCGGCGGCATCCCGGTGACGTTCACCTGGGAGGGCCCCGATCTGGGCGACGCGGAGGGTCCTTCGGTACGCAGGGCGGTCCACCGCGTCGTACGGGAGTCCCTGACGAACGTGCACCGGTACGCGACGGGAGCGCCGGTCACCGTGACGGTCGCGCACACCGACGACGAGGTGCGGATCTCCGTGCGCAACGGCGTACCGCCGAGCCCGCCGACCGCGACCACGGGGCTCGGCACCGGGCGCGGGCTCGTCGGACTGCGCGAGCGGGTGACGCTGCTCGGCGGCACGTTCGAGGCGGGCCCGGTGCCCGGCGGCGGCTTCGACGTGACCGCGACGATCCCCACGGGGCCGGACGCGGCGAGCCGCGCGGAGCCCCTGCCGGGGCCGCCGCTGCCGGACACGACGGCCGAGGAGGGCGCGGTCGGCGGCCTCCAGGGACGGATCGCGGGCGTGCTCACGACGGTGCTCGGGATGGGCGGGGTGGCCCTGATGCTCGGCCTCGGACTCGGCCTGGTGAGCGAGGCGCAGCCGGGCCCCGACCTTCCCGAACGGCAGGAGGTGCACGTCGGGATGGGCAAGCAGGAGGTCGAACGGTCGGTGCCGCCCGACAACGACGCGGTGCGGGCGGCTGCCGCCGGGCACGGTCCCGCGGTGCCCGCGGGGACCACGAGCTGCCTCTATCCGTACGTGAACGGGGCGGGCGAGGGAGCGGGTGAGGTGCCGAGCGAGGAGTCAGGCGAGGGGTCAGGTGAGGGGGCAGGCGAGAGGGCAGGCGAGGAGTCAGATGAGGAGAGAGCCGCCCGTTTTGCGGTGACTCGCTACTGTTTCCACGATGATGTCCTGACAGCCATCGACCACTTCACCGTCCCGCTGGCCAGACCGTAG
- a CDS encoding response regulator transcription factor: MCAFVLVAEDDEKQAELVRRYLEREGHVVAVVHDGRAALREARRGTPDLLILDVMMPGADGLEVTRVLRTEPGPPDLTGLPILMLTARSTEDDLLAGLDLGADDYLTKPYSPRELMARVRTLLRRVGGIHHPVPDAGQRVLRVDGLVVDPLRHEVTVDGRGVDCTPGEFDLLSALAGEPDRVFTRPQLLDHIHGSSGYISARTVDVHILNLRKKIEADPRRPTRLVTVFGIGYKLVGAGAEPSPSGAAAPNPTAAAAPAPAAAQVTGLRARHGSAASRGA, translated from the coding sequence ATGTGCGCTTTTGTCCTGGTCGCGGAGGACGACGAGAAACAGGCCGAGCTGGTCCGCCGCTACCTGGAGCGCGAGGGCCACGTGGTCGCCGTCGTGCACGACGGGCGCGCGGCGCTCCGCGAGGCCCGGCGCGGGACGCCGGACCTGCTCATCCTCGACGTGATGATGCCGGGCGCCGACGGCCTCGAGGTCACCCGCGTCCTGCGCACGGAGCCGGGGCCGCCGGACCTGACGGGGCTGCCGATCCTGATGCTCACGGCCCGCTCCACGGAGGACGACCTGCTCGCGGGGCTCGATCTGGGCGCGGACGACTATCTGACCAAGCCGTACAGCCCGCGCGAACTGATGGCCCGCGTACGAACGCTGCTCCGCCGCGTGGGCGGCATCCACCATCCGGTGCCGGACGCCGGACAGCGCGTGCTGCGCGTGGACGGCCTCGTGGTCGACCCGCTGCGGCACGAGGTGACGGTCGACGGGCGCGGAGTGGACTGCACACCGGGCGAGTTCGACCTCCTCAGCGCGCTCGCGGGCGAACCCGACCGGGTCTTCACCCGGCCCCAGCTGCTCGACCACATCCACGGCTCGTCCGGCTACATATCCGCCCGCACGGTCGACGTGCACATCCTCAACCTCCGCAAGAAGATCGAGGCCGACCCGCGCCGCCCGACCCGTCTCGTCACGGTCTTCGGCATCGGTTACAAGCTGGTGGGGGCGGGGGCCGAGCCGTCGCCTTCCGGGGCCGCGGCCCCGAACCCGACTGCGGCCGCGGCCCCGGCCCCAGCCGCGGCACAGGTGACAGGTCTGCGCGCGCGGCACGGATCGGCGGCCTCGCGTGGGGCGTGA
- a CDS encoding HAMP domain-containing sensor histidine kinase, which produces MGRDVPFRKSLLTRLLAVSVLVSVGSIAATAWLAAQTTSGAIRQEQGQVLADDARIYDRLLGVGAGAPDWRGADEAVRELARQTGRRIALTTQDRKVITDSAAPAGKSAAQDGRRPAALPPKAAAVVDPLSVDTMLAGRPEDRSADRIDPRAVGPYRLPAKERTRLKGQADQYVSCLHGLGLPAELVVGPGGRPVVETGDPSGEGPGGDRAALLGVKCPGSLFNQPTATEQKAVTKLNSLVEACMKRRGLGSVAVSLDLTGRDGAKPVGVIPTYPPIESEAEAKVKAKAEAEREAHAEAGREPRDGPRADTRDGTRADKTPDTPDTPDTSNIPETSDTSDTSDTSDTSDTPSLAVPTPSSTPSRGIDPAAPATRPTATDRANAAAATCVDTARREQLGPFVSTPALLFITSSDGAPVARGFSLSVANTARLAGLAAAVLAVTVAVTALAATRLTRPLRALTTATRRMKSGATDGPPVPASATRSAGEISQLAAAFNDMAAHRKALEEQRRAMVSDVAHELRTPLSNIRGWLEAAEDGVVETDPELVTSLLEEALLLQHIVDDLQDLAAADAGTLRLHREPVRAAEIAEQVAAAHQARADAAGVRLRATTLGDPWLSADPLRLRQAVGNLVSNAIRHTPDGGSVRITCRTTPDAVLIEVADTGTGIEPDDLPHVFDRFWRADKSRARATGGSGLGLSIVRNLTEAHGGTVTAASAPGKGSLFTVRLPEAREGSV; this is translated from the coding sequence GTGGGGCGTGACGTTCCGTTCCGCAAGAGCCTGTTGACGCGGCTGCTCGCCGTCTCCGTGCTGGTCTCGGTCGGGTCCATCGCCGCCACCGCGTGGCTCGCCGCGCAGACCACGTCCGGTGCCATCCGGCAGGAGCAGGGGCAGGTGCTCGCCGACGACGCGCGGATCTACGACCGGCTCCTCGGCGTCGGCGCGGGCGCGCCCGACTGGCGCGGTGCCGACGAGGCCGTCCGTGAACTGGCCCGCCAGACCGGCCGCCGCATCGCCCTCACCACCCAGGACCGCAAGGTCATCACGGACTCGGCGGCGCCCGCGGGGAAGAGCGCGGCGCAGGACGGCCGCAGGCCCGCCGCCCTGCCGCCCAAGGCGGCCGCCGTCGTCGATCCGCTCTCCGTGGACACGATGCTCGCGGGCAGGCCGGAGGACCGGTCAGCCGACCGCATCGACCCGCGCGCGGTCGGCCCCTACCGGCTCCCCGCGAAGGAACGTACGCGGCTCAAGGGCCAGGCCGACCAGTACGTGTCCTGTCTGCACGGGCTCGGTCTGCCCGCCGAGCTCGTCGTCGGGCCCGGCGGCCGCCCCGTCGTCGAGACCGGCGACCCCTCGGGCGAAGGGCCCGGTGGCGATCGCGCCGCGCTCCTGGGGGTCAAGTGCCCTGGCTCCCTGTTCAACCAGCCGACGGCGACCGAGCAGAAGGCCGTCACCAAGCTCAACTCCCTCGTCGAGGCGTGCATGAAGCGGCGTGGCCTCGGTTCCGTCGCGGTCAGCCTCGACCTGACCGGTCGCGACGGCGCGAAGCCGGTGGGTGTCATACCGACGTATCCGCCCATCGAGTCCGAGGCCGAGGCCAAGGTCAAGGCCAAGGCCGAGGCCGAGCGCGAGGCCCATGCCGAAGCGGGGCGCGAGCCCCGGGACGGTCCCCGGGCTGACACCCGGGACGGCACCAGGGCCGACAAGACCCCCGATACCCCCGATACCCCGGACACCTCGAACATCCCCGAGACCTCGGATACCTCAGACACCTCGGATACCTCAGACACCTCAGACACCCCTTCCCTCGCTGTTCCCACCCCCTCCTCCACCCCCAGCCGCGGTATCGACCCGGCCGCCCCCGCCACCCGGCCCACCGCCACCGACCGGGCCAACGCCGCGGCCGCCACCTGCGTCGACACCGCGCGCCGCGAACAGCTCGGGCCCTTCGTCTCCACGCCGGCCCTGCTCTTCATCACCAGTTCCGACGGCGCTCCCGTCGCCCGGGGCTTCAGCCTCTCGGTCGCCAACACCGCCCGTCTCGCCGGGCTCGCCGCCGCCGTACTCGCCGTCACGGTCGCCGTCACCGCGCTCGCCGCGACGCGGCTGACCCGTCCGCTGCGCGCGCTCACCACCGCGACGCGGCGCATGAAGTCGGGTGCCACGGACGGGCCGCCGGTGCCCGCGAGCGCTACCCGTTCCGCGGGCGAGATCAGCCAACTGGCCGCCGCCTTCAACGACATGGCGGCCCACCGCAAGGCCCTGGAAGAGCAGCGCAGGGCCATGGTCAGCGACGTCGCGCACGAGCTGCGCACCCCGCTGTCCAACATCAGGGGCTGGCTGGAGGCGGCGGAGGACGGCGTCGTCGAGACCGATCCCGAACTCGTCACCTCGCTGCTCGAAGAGGCCCTGCTGCTCCAGCACATCGTCGACGACCTCCAGGACCTGGCGGCCGCCGACGCGGGCACGCTGCGGCTGCACCGCGAACCGGTGCGGGCCGCCGAGATCGCCGAACAGGTGGCCGCGGCGCACCAGGCGCGGGCGGACGCGGCGGGCGTACGGCTGCGCGCGACGACGCTCGGCGACCCCTGGCTGAGCGCCGATCCGCTGCGGCTCCGCCAGGCGGTCGGCAACCTCGTCTCCAACGCCATCCGCCACACCCCCGACGGCGGCAGCGTCCGGATCACCTGCCGGACCACGCCCGACGCCGTACTCATCGAGGTCGCCGACACCGGCAC